A single genomic interval of Aureliella helgolandensis harbors:
- a CDS encoding carbonic anhydrase — protein MDLRQMFENNQRWIDEKVAVDREYFSHLAEGQNPAALYIGCSDSRVTAEDMTGSQPGDLFVHRNIANLVPNNDLSSSSVIDFAVGTLNVAHIVVCGHYGCGGIAAAMQCSDLGVLHPWLRNIRDVYRLHREELGEIENEGQRYKRLVELNVQEQCINVSNIPRVQVASRAGELVVHGWVFDIETGRLLDLELDLGELMHGVKPIYHVDDAP, from the coding sequence ATGGATCTCCGGCAAATGTTCGAGAACAACCAACGCTGGATTGATGAAAAAGTCGCGGTCGACCGCGAGTACTTTTCTCACCTCGCCGAGGGGCAAAACCCAGCGGCTCTGTACATCGGCTGTTCCGATAGCCGCGTGACGGCCGAAGATATGACCGGCTCGCAACCCGGTGATTTGTTTGTCCACCGCAATATCGCCAATTTGGTTCCGAACAATGATCTCAGTTCTAGTTCGGTGATCGACTTTGCAGTTGGGACGCTGAACGTTGCACATATTGTCGTATGTGGCCACTACGGGTGTGGCGGCATCGCAGCTGCGATGCAATGCAGTGATTTGGGAGTATTGCATCCATGGCTGCGCAACATCCGCGATGTCTACCGCTTGCACCGAGAGGAGTTGGGGGAGATCGAAAACGAAGGTCAACGCTACAAGAGGCTAGTCGAACTGAATGTTCAAGAGCAGTGCATCAATGTCTCGAATATTCCCAGAGTGCAGGTGGCTAGCCGAGCTGGAGAGCTAGTGGTGCATGGTTGGGTGTTCGATATTGAGACGGGGCGACTACTCGACTTAGAATTGGACCTGGGTGAACTGATGCACGGGGTGAAACCGATCTATCACGTGGACGATGCGCCGTAA
- a CDS encoding YciE/YciF ferroxidase family protein, producing the protein MSMKTLADAFYDELRDALSAEKQLVKALPKMIKKASCEKLTAALEEHLSETEKQVERVEQAFDDTGKKARAKTCEAMKGLITEAESMLKEEAEPAVKDAVIIACAQKVEHYEIATYGTLCTWAEALGYDKALKLLKQNIDEEEGADKKLSQLAQAINKDALVVG; encoded by the coding sequence ATGTCCATGAAAACCCTGGCTGATGCCTTTTACGATGAACTCCGCGACGCTCTTAGCGCTGAAAAGCAATTGGTCAAGGCGCTGCCGAAAATGATTAAGAAGGCCTCTTGTGAAAAGCTTACTGCAGCGTTGGAAGAACATCTATCTGAAACCGAGAAGCAGGTTGAACGCGTTGAACAAGCATTTGACGATACTGGCAAGAAGGCTAGAGCCAAGACGTGTGAAGCCATGAAGGGGCTGATCACAGAAGCCGAGAGCATGCTTAAGGAAGAAGCCGAACCTGCGGTGAAGGACGCCGTCATCATTGCTTGCGCTCAAAAGGTGGAGCACTACGAGATCGCCACTTACGGTACACTCTGCACCTGGGCCGAGGCGCTTGGATACGACAAGGCATTAAAACTTCTCAAGCAGAATATCGATGAAGAAGAGGGCGCCGACAAGAAGCTATCGCAGCTCGCCCAAGCAATCAACAAAGACGCACTGGTCGTCGGCTAA
- a CDS encoding MBL fold metallo-hydrolase, producing the protein MFILEPILTEGIAQLSYFLADTSRGVSAVIDPRTDVEIYQKLARKHGVSITHVFETHIHADFVSGSRSLAERSGTASVYLSGVQAEYEFEAEAVTDGQEFDFGSFRLTARHTPGHTPEHLSFLLNETQHPKSPWAVFTGDSLFVGSAGRPDLLGSDEAEQLAKSLYTTLYDFYLKLEDYVTIYPGHGAGSACGADIGDRLSSTIGYERRTNKFLSFPDFESFRAFVVDDAPPVPWHYPELKKVNAVGPPVMNRLPTIPALPPHEFRQACRLPGVTVIDTRSMTAFGGGHVPGSINIGDRPEMSAWIGQMFDLDQRLLLIVDSDKDVDRIQRLIVRSGHTHFAGYLAGGMKAWQDGGFPMQRLEQMPVQELRECQASRTGPTILDVRSPEEWAGGHVPDAEHYFVADMRERITGLDKNQHYATYCASGYRASIASSLMKSRGFTRVSNVPGSWGAWTAEGYPVETPREEVSRA; encoded by the coding sequence ATGTTCATTCTAGAACCCATTCTGACCGAGGGTATCGCCCAACTATCTTATTTCCTGGCGGATACGAGTAGGGGCGTTTCGGCAGTCATTGATCCTCGGACCGATGTAGAAATCTACCAGAAGCTAGCGAGAAAGCATGGTGTGTCGATCACGCATGTTTTTGAAACCCACATTCACGCAGACTTCGTCTCGGGCAGTAGATCCTTGGCGGAACGCAGTGGGACTGCAAGTGTTTACTTGAGCGGTGTCCAAGCTGAGTACGAGTTCGAGGCAGAAGCGGTCACCGACGGTCAAGAGTTTGATTTCGGATCGTTCAGGCTGACCGCTCGCCATACACCCGGTCACACGCCCGAGCACCTCTCGTTCTTGCTCAACGAGACGCAGCATCCTAAGAGTCCCTGGGCCGTTTTCACGGGAGACTCGTTGTTCGTCGGCTCGGCGGGGCGTCCAGATCTCCTTGGCTCTGACGAAGCGGAACAATTAGCTAAGTCACTCTACACTACCCTTTACGATTTCTACCTGAAATTGGAGGATTACGTGACGATCTACCCTGGACACGGAGCGGGCTCGGCCTGTGGAGCAGACATCGGTGATCGGCTAAGCAGCACCATCGGCTATGAGCGGCGGACTAACAAATTTCTGTCTTTCCCCGATTTTGAATCGTTTCGAGCGTTCGTAGTGGACGACGCGCCGCCTGTCCCGTGGCACTATCCTGAGTTGAAGAAAGTCAACGCTGTTGGTCCACCGGTCATGAACCGCTTACCGACAATCCCCGCGTTGCCTCCACACGAATTCCGGCAGGCCTGTCGCCTACCGGGAGTCACGGTCATCGATACTCGTTCCATGACAGCTTTTGGCGGTGGACATGTGCCTGGAAGTATCAACATTGGGGATCGCCCGGAAATGTCTGCCTGGATTGGACAGATGTTTGATCTGGATCAGCGACTACTGCTCATCGTGGACAGCGACAAAGACGTCGATCGCATTCAGCGGTTAATCGTTCGCAGTGGGCACACTCACTTTGCAGGCTACTTGGCGGGAGGGATGAAAGCTTGGCAAGACGGCGGTTTCCCGATGCAACGCCTCGAACAAATGCCGGTTCAAGAGCTTCGTGAGTGCCAAGCCTCCCGAACTGGACCTACCATCCTCGATGTCCGCTCTCCAGAAGAATGGGCTGGCGGGCATGTTCCAGATGCCGAGCACTATTTCGTCGCCGACATGCGAGAGCGAATTACGGGGCTGGACAAGAATCAGCACTACGCCACCTATTGTGCGAGTGGCTACCGCGCCAGCATCGCATCGAGCTTGATGAAATCGCGAGGTTTCACACGAGTGTCGAACGTTCCCGGGAGTTGGGGGGCGTGGACGGCGGAAGGCTACCCTGTCGAGACCCCGCGAGAGGAGGTGAGTCGTGCTTGA
- a CDS encoding YeeE/YedE thiosulfate transporter family protein, whose amino-acid sequence MLETIVSISIVGEIDPLKYSGAAWSPYLVGALIGVLSMATFYFSNKPLGASTAYARLAGMLGERVAPQHTRSLKYFKENPPKVGWELMLVVGVIAGAFIAAWAGGELTGRFLPLMWQERFGRESFLLRAAVALAGGVLMAFGARMAGGCTSGHGISGTLQLAIGSWIAAICFFLGGIVTAMLMYAA is encoded by the coding sequence GTGCTTGAGACCATCGTTTCGATATCGATCGTCGGGGAAATCGATCCGCTCAAATACTCCGGGGCCGCATGGTCACCCTATCTGGTCGGTGCATTAATCGGTGTGCTTTCCATGGCGACGTTCTATTTCTCGAACAAACCGTTGGGAGCTTCTACCGCCTACGCACGCCTTGCCGGAATGCTTGGGGAGCGAGTCGCTCCACAGCACACTCGGTCGCTGAAGTACTTCAAAGAGAATCCACCCAAAGTTGGCTGGGAGCTCATGCTCGTCGTTGGTGTAATCGCTGGGGCGTTTATTGCGGCTTGGGCTGGGGGAGAGTTGACCGGCCGTTTTCTACCGTTGATGTGGCAGGAGCGATTCGGTCGCGAGAGCTTTCTGCTGCGTGCCGCTGTCGCGCTGGCCGGTGGCGTGCTAATGGCCTTCGGAGCGCGGATGGCTGGAGGATGCACCAGCGGGCATGGAATTAGTGGAACTCTGCAACTAGCGATAGGGTCGTGGATTGCAGCGATCTGCTTTTTCCTCGGTGGCATTGTTACGGCGATGTTGATGTACGCCGCCTAG
- a CDS encoding DUF6691 family protein, with translation MNIPTAPQANVVPTELPLTQPEVASRRILLLGLVFGVMFGFLLQLGGVAKYHVLIGQLLLVDFTVLKVMLSAVIVGAVGIHLMHRAGLVKLHIKPTRYASNILGGLLFGVGFALSAYCPGTGAAALGQGNYDALAMMAGMLAGSYLYAEASDWISRRIDPIGDRGKLTLYDFLPGNRTAITLGSVAFLIAVLIAVETFAAR, from the coding sequence ATGAACATCCCAACAGCACCCCAAGCCAACGTAGTCCCGACAGAACTCCCGCTCACGCAGCCTGAAGTAGCCTCCAGGAGGATTCTGCTCTTAGGCTTAGTTTTCGGCGTCATGTTTGGATTTCTGCTGCAGTTAGGGGGCGTGGCAAAATACCATGTCCTGATTGGGCAACTGCTGCTTGTCGATTTCACGGTGCTGAAGGTCATGCTGTCGGCAGTTATCGTGGGAGCGGTGGGCATTCATCTCATGCACCGTGCGGGACTGGTGAAACTGCACATTAAGCCAACGCGCTACGCATCCAATATTTTGGGAGGCTTACTATTTGGCGTCGGTTTTGCGTTGTCAGCCTATTGTCCAGGCACCGGCGCAGCGGCTCTCGGCCAAGGCAACTACGACGCACTCGCAATGATGGCGGGCATGCTAGCCGGTTCCTATCTGTACGCTGAAGCGTCCGATTGGATTAGCCGCCGTATTGATCCCATCGGTGATCGGGGGAAGCTCACGCTGTACGATTTTTTGCCGGGGAATCGCACCGCCATAACCCTTGGGAGTGTCGCCTTTCTCATTGCCGTCCTAATTGCAGTTGAAACTTTTGCCGCTCGCTAA
- a CDS encoding NAD-dependent succinate-semialdehyde dehydrogenase: MTIASTNPATNETVETFQPMVKDEVVQAIAAASDAFRSWRQTAFEERTAKLMLFAKLLRSNAETYTRLITQEMGKRLSESHYEVEYCANIAEFYAQGAEKFLADHPMDVENVNAYLHYEPLGVLLGVMPWNFPFYQVVRFATPNIMAGNTVMVKHASNVPRCAKAIEELFHQCGLPAGVYTNLFIPSEFVESIVSDSRVQGVSLTGSEPAGAAVAAIAGKNLKRSVLELGGNDAFIVLDDADLESTIQLAVQGRTVNAGQSCVASKRFIVVEAIAKPFLSGFKQKMEELKLGDPMEEETTLAPLSTENAAVSLLEQVQSAINAGATVVTGGDRPDRKGAYFNPTILTDITPEMPTFDQELFGPVASVFVVKDEAAAIKLANHSSYGLGGSVFTSDVERGRRVAEQIETGMVFVNQPTKSQAELPFGGIKNSGYGRELSHLGILEFVNKKLIHLGKKES, translated from the coding sequence ATGACCATCGCTAGTACCAACCCCGCCACCAACGAGACCGTCGAAACCTTCCAGCCGATGGTCAAAGACGAAGTAGTGCAGGCAATTGCCGCCGCGTCTGATGCATTCAGATCGTGGCGTCAGACGGCCTTTGAGGAACGCACTGCAAAATTGATGCTGTTCGCCAAACTGCTCCGCTCTAATGCTGAAACCTACACGCGTCTAATCACGCAAGAGATGGGCAAGCGACTCAGCGAAAGCCACTACGAAGTTGAGTACTGCGCAAACATCGCCGAGTTCTACGCGCAGGGAGCCGAGAAATTCTTGGCAGACCACCCCATGGACGTTGAAAACGTCAATGCTTATCTGCACTACGAACCACTGGGTGTTTTGCTGGGTGTCATGCCCTGGAATTTTCCGTTCTACCAAGTCGTTCGCTTTGCCACTCCCAACATCATGGCTGGCAATACCGTGATGGTAAAGCACGCCAGCAATGTTCCCAGATGTGCCAAGGCGATCGAAGAGCTATTCCACCAATGTGGTTTGCCCGCTGGCGTCTACACCAACCTGTTCATTCCCTCTGAGTTCGTCGAGTCCATCGTGTCGGATTCGCGAGTTCAAGGGGTCTCGCTGACGGGCAGTGAACCGGCTGGAGCGGCCGTTGCAGCCATCGCCGGCAAGAACCTGAAACGCAGCGTTCTTGAGCTTGGCGGAAACGATGCCTTCATCGTCCTAGATGACGCCGACTTGGAGTCAACCATCCAACTAGCCGTCCAAGGCCGCACGGTCAACGCCGGGCAATCATGTGTTGCATCGAAACGCTTCATCGTCGTGGAGGCGATCGCCAAACCGTTCCTTTCCGGATTTAAGCAGAAGATGGAAGAGCTGAAACTGGGCGATCCCATGGAAGAGGAAACTACCCTCGCACCGCTTTCGACCGAAAACGCAGCCGTCAGTCTACTGGAGCAAGTCCAATCGGCTATTAATGCCGGTGCCACTGTCGTAACTGGTGGCGATCGCCCCGATCGCAAGGGAGCCTACTTCAACCCAACCATTTTGACCGATATCACGCCGGAAATGCCCACCTTCGACCAAGAGCTCTTCGGTCCTGTTGCGAGCGTATTCGTCGTCAAAGATGAAGCCGCCGCAATTAAACTCGCAAACCACTCGTCCTACGGTCTGGGCGGCAGTGTCTTCACCTCGGACGTCGAGCGTGGCCGACGCGTTGCCGAGCAAATTGAAACGGGGATGGTATTCGTCAACCAACCGACAAAGTCCCAAGCTGAGCTGCCCTTCGGCGGTATCAAGAACTCAGGGTATGGGCGCGAACTCTCGCACCTGGGCATCTTGGAATTTGTCAATAAAAAGCTGATCCATTTAGGAAAGAAGGAATCATGA
- a CDS encoding bestrophin family protein has protein sequence MKLHRSIADRVEPVGETKPLSYSYWLGTFVLRGSVLPRILPDVVGFGLLAAAMVFISQFVAKHYEVSLAMPARPFEVAGTVLGLLLVLRLNAGYDRWWEARKLWGGIVNESRNLAIAGLAYGTEDQQWRAQFIKWVAAFPHVTRRSLRGERCVPELARLLTSQQIDWLKSNEHMPDAVSRRIASLLHDARRNGMNGFAFQEAERQRSLLIDYLGGCERILKTPLARSGAIQVRQFIFLLLAFLPLSLMQDFEGTLFAAFWGASASHRVWLVPLFIMILAYMLLALDRIGMELQNPFDTRRVDFLPLDGICTTIEKNLLELLHDDNLHDYSAPMVSEVELPPDASAHISDEDLPADIS, from the coding sequence ATGAAGCTGCATCGCAGTATCGCGGATCGAGTCGAGCCAGTCGGTGAAACCAAACCACTCTCCTACTCCTACTGGCTGGGCACCTTCGTGTTGCGTGGCTCGGTCCTACCTCGTATTCTCCCCGATGTGGTTGGCTTTGGCCTACTGGCTGCTGCCATGGTGTTCATCAGCCAGTTCGTAGCGAAGCACTATGAGGTCAGCTTGGCCATGCCGGCGAGGCCCTTTGAGGTCGCCGGTACGGTGCTAGGGCTGCTTCTCGTACTGCGTTTGAATGCGGGATACGACCGGTGGTGGGAAGCACGCAAGTTATGGGGAGGTATTGTCAACGAATCCCGCAACCTCGCAATCGCTGGGTTGGCTTACGGTACAGAAGACCAGCAATGGCGAGCTCAGTTCATCAAGTGGGTGGCAGCCTTTCCCCATGTGACGCGGAGATCACTTCGCGGTGAACGTTGTGTGCCTGAGTTGGCGCGGCTGCTGACCTCACAACAAATCGACTGGCTGAAATCGAACGAACACATGCCCGATGCTGTCTCGCGTCGCATTGCTTCCCTGCTTCACGATGCTCGGCGCAACGGCATGAACGGCTTTGCTTTTCAGGAAGCGGAGCGTCAGCGCAGCTTGCTGATCGACTACCTCGGCGGGTGCGAGAGGATCTTGAAGACGCCGCTGGCGAGATCAGGTGCCATTCAAGTACGGCAGTTTATCTTTCTGCTGCTGGCATTCCTACCGCTGAGCCTGATGCAAGACTTTGAAGGCACTCTGTTCGCGGCGTTCTGGGGAGCAAGCGCATCACACCGTGTCTGGTTAGTCCCCTTGTTCATCATGATACTCGCTTACATGCTGCTCGCTTTGGATCGAATTGGAATGGAGCTGCAAAATCCGTTCGATACGCGGCGCGTTGATTTTCTGCCACTGGATGGAATTTGCACAACCATTGAAAAGAATTTGCTTGAGCTGTTGCACGACGACAACCTGCACGATTACTCGGCGCCCATGGTCAGCGAAGTTGAGTTGCCGCCGGATGCATCCGCTCACATCAGCGATGAAGACCTTCCCGCAGATATTTCCTAG
- a CDS encoding SDR family oxidoreductase, translated as MPGSTANMQPQPDHGEDSYCGAGKLKGLNALVTGADSGIGRAIALSYAREGANVVINYLSEDGDAEVTKTLVEAAGSRAVVIGGDLREESFCTELIGQAVEQLGSLDILVNNAAFQVTEDSIEDFSTETFDRIFKTNIYAPFWLSRAAMGHLPAGGSIINTVSIQGYSPSPYLLPYATTKSALIGMTKALAKLAMERGVRVNAVAPGPVWTPLIPGSMPQEKFENFGADTLFERPAQPAELAPLYVWLASPAASYVTAEVFGCTGGKTPV; from the coding sequence ATGCCCGGCTCGACGGCCAACATGCAACCTCAACCGGATCATGGGGAGGACAGCTATTGTGGTGCTGGGAAGTTGAAAGGTTTGAACGCACTGGTGACCGGGGCGGACAGTGGTATTGGTAGGGCGATTGCACTCAGCTACGCCCGCGAGGGTGCGAATGTTGTCATCAACTACCTGTCCGAAGATGGCGATGCTGAGGTTACGAAAACGCTGGTGGAAGCAGCCGGATCGCGAGCTGTCGTAATTGGTGGTGATTTGCGGGAGGAGTCGTTTTGCACAGAGTTGATCGGGCAAGCCGTGGAGCAGCTCGGTTCGTTGGATATCCTCGTCAACAATGCAGCCTTTCAGGTTACAGAGGACTCGATTGAAGATTTTTCGACCGAAACGTTCGATCGGATCTTCAAGACCAATATTTACGCTCCGTTTTGGTTGTCGCGGGCCGCCATGGGGCACCTGCCTGCCGGCGGCAGCATTATCAACACGGTCTCGATCCAGGGGTACAGTCCGTCCCCCTACTTGCTCCCCTACGCAACGACCAAATCGGCGCTAATCGGCATGACCAAGGCATTGGCGAAGCTCGCTATGGAACGCGGTGTCCGTGTCAACGCGGTTGCACCTGGCCCGGTATGGACGCCCCTCATTCCCGGTTCAATGCCTCAAGAGAAGTTCGAGAATTTTGGCGCGGATACGCTGTTCGAGCGGCCAGCACAACCCGCGGAGCTGGCACCGTTGTACGTTTGGTTGGCTAGTCCGGCAGCGAGCTATGTGACGGCGGAAGTCTTCGGCTGCACCGGAGGCAAGACGCCGGTCTAG